In one Cryptococcus deuterogattii R265 chromosome 9, complete sequence genomic region, the following are encoded:
- a CDS encoding vacuolar protein, which yields MAGRQGRKSSKVDQFFERVPRYFSYLILISAWLLFILFITFGEVLIKRREIGRFLEQVITFNTLFFFTVLSLITTSLRSPGTPDHTLAPTSAPGFDLVWQKQKRKQPSSKNGGYPAQHPLETFKPKPNTKVEPPPSLIFLRNSQWISSRLHKDRPSPLPLFKNEPYPPVPSALDSLSLEDDNSGCQSGGMGWSDPESESESGSDYSPFPFSPSAGNDSRDEDEDRNEHDRECDQLLTLEEGHAHTHADMNGQTNSSTSSPIPTRDSNAGPSDKTHSRWCKRCNAWKPDRAHYCRDCGSCVLKMDHHCPWLGTCVGYRNYKPFLLFITYATLLATYTTFETGYEVYLYFFCPFDHSAPASPYQSGLSSNSSLPGPVAAPLPLGLAVSMMLLTMGVFMTLSVGGLACFHWWLAAGNMTTLESITHSYPTSLLFSLPLRPAPPSHSHSPSRQKLSYKERQSLSQKAQGINVYGLGWRRNLKEVFFGNDDNRHRGSDLGHGGWDEDNDKRVTIGMILGAMWPSKIGYDKSDPLAGHVFPYDPCALEQLKMLSEKLRSSTLTLRVGGENVSAVGNGCNQNKEDEYQEEENAIGFGDKNRTGSGRYEAMDEKSAVQDPDKWTQKKKSPLLMKNRGRGVQWFEV from the exons ATGGCTGGAAGACAGGGGAGAAAGAGCAGTAAAGTGGATCAGTTCTTTGAGCGAGTACCTCGGTATT TTAGCTATCTGATCCTTATTTCAGCATGGCTTCTATTTATACTCTTTATAACCTTCGGGGAGGTACTCATCAAGCGGCGCGAGATTGGTCGATTCCTCGAGCA GGTAATCACCTTTAACACCCTGTTTTTCTTCACCGTCTTGTCGCTTATTACCACATCGCTTCGGTCCCCTGGCACCCCTGACCATACGCTCGCCCCGACCTCCGCCCCAGGTTTTGATTTGGTCTggcaaaagcaaaaacGAAAgcaaccttcttcaaagaaTGGCGGCTACCCTGCTCAACATCCGTTAGAAACGTTCAAGCCCAAGCCAAATACCAAGGTTGAACCACCGCCATCTCTTATCTTCCTTCGTAATTCTCAATGGATTTCCTCCCGCCTACACAAAGATCGCCcctcacctcttcctcttttcaaaAATGAACCTTATCCGCCTGTGCCATCTGCTCTAgattctctttcccttgaGGATGACAATAGTGGTTGCCAAAGCGGTGGGATGGGGTGGAGTGATCCAGAATCGGAATCAGAATCGGGATCGGATTACTCCCCTTTCCCGTTTAGCCCAAGCGCTGGAAACGATAGtcgggatgaagatgaagataggAATGAACATGACAGGGAATGTGACCAGCTTTTAACCTTGGAGGAAGGCCACGCCCATACCCATGCAGATATGAACGGACAGACCAACTCTTCAACGTCAAGCCCGATACCAACGAGAGATTCCAACGCCGGCCCCAGCGACAAGACCCATTCGAGATGGTGCAAACGGTGCAACGCCTGGAAACCGGATCGCGCACATTACTGTAGGGATTGCGGTAGTTGCGTTCTCAAAA TGGATCATCATTGTCCCTGGCTAGGAACATGTGTTGGATATCGTAACT ACAaacccttcctcctcttcatcacatACGCTACCCTCCTGGCTACTTACACCACCTTTGAGACGGGGTACGAGGTCTACCTCTATTTCTTCTGTCCTTTTGATCATTCGGCACCGGCATCGCCGTATCAAAGCGGTCTTTCCTCGaattcttccctccccGGTCCGGTTGCCgcccctctccctctcgGACTGGCAGTAAGCATGATGCTCCTCACCATGGGTGTATTCATGACGCTCTCGGTCGGAGGGCTGGCATGTTTCCATTGGTGGCTAGCTGC CGGAAATATGACAACCCTCGAATCCATCACCCATTCATACCCCACCTCCCTCTTATTTTCCCTTCCACTCCGCCCTgcccctccttcccactCTCACTCCCCGTCTAGGCAAAAGTTATCATACAAAGAACGTCAATCCCTCTCGCAAAAAGCGCAAGGAATAAACGTTTACGGCCTCGGATGGAGACGTAATCTGAAAGAGGTCTTCTTTGGTAATGATGATAATCGCCATCGCGGGTCCGATCTTGGTCATGGAGGttgggatgaagataatGATAAAAGAGTGACAATAGGAATGATATTAGGAGCGATGTGGCCTAGTAAAATCGGGTACGATAA GTCCGATCCCTTGGCGGGGCACGTCTTTCCGTACGATCCTTGCGCCCTTGAACAGCTGAAGATGTTGTCTGAAAAACTGCGTTCGAGTACGCTTACTTTGAGAGTTGGAGGCGAGAATGTTAGTGCTGTTGGGAATGGATGTAACCAGAATAAGGAGGATGAgtatcaagaagaagaaaacgcGATCGGGTTTGGTGATAAAAATAGAACGGGGAGTGGGAGGTATGAAGCAATGGACGAAAAATCAGCCGTACAGGATCCGGATAAATGGACacaaaagaaaaaatcACCTCTACTAATGAAGAATCGCGGGAGAGGAGTTCAATGGTTCGAAGTCTAA
- a CDS encoding translation machinery-associated protein 16 yields the protein MPNNRRITKKTIKGKEGLHPGSRKAAQLTRVQLRVEKLKGNNKARKDHVAARVQRPLFFIHSLSSPNPLTLSSLKALITEVYLKRHDPRIEELTRERRPGRPKPKELLDLEEVKRRETGEYETGMEVPDLTHPPTTLLIHSWLSSPSPPSINHSHIDLLRHIRVSPNGDVLLTKEGRTEEMGLGNWKGEGEGDDWTSFLEGVNAKERQGQEMEE from the exons ATGCCCAACAACAGGAGGATCACAAAAAAGACAatcaagggcaaggaaggccTCCATCCGGGATCAAGAAAGGCCGCTCAGCTTACGCGGGTCCAGCTGAGAGTCGAGAAGCTCAAGGGGAATAACAAGGCGAGAAAAGACCATGTGGCTGCGAGGG TCCAGCgccccctcttcttcatccactccctctcctcccccaaCCCACTCAcgctttcttctctcaaagCACTCATCACAGAAGTGTACCTCAAGCGACACGATCCCCGCATTGAAGAGCTCACAAGGGAACGGAGACCAGGAAGACCGAAGCCGAAGGAATTgttggatttggaggaggtgaagaggagggaaacGGGAGAGTATGAGACTGGAATGG AGGTCCCAGACCTGACCCACCCCCCGACaactctcctcatccactCATGGCTTAGTTCCCCCAGCCCTCCTTCTATTAACCATTCACACATCGACCTCCTGCGGCATATCCGTGTATCCCCTAACGGGGATGTGTTGCTTAcaaaggaagggaggacGGAAGAAATGGGTTTGGGGAAttggaagggagagggagagggagatgatTGGACTAGTTTTCTGGAGGGGGTGAACGCGAAGGAGAGGCAAGGacaggagatggaggagtaG
- a CDS encoding nuclear protein, whose amino-acid sequence MAGEPSTSRSKRQRVRSDNEDYATSSRKRRQTQQENEEPENEEDEAMRIMLNEESDGIDEEYADRGDDFQPKYWRGDDGYVAGSVVRIKCINFMTYDHVEFRPGPHLNMILGPNGTGKSSIAAAIAIGLAFPPKVMGRANEVKSYVKQGHDEAQLEIELKGNAGEENPTIWRKFNRHDERSEWKLNGESVTRAKISEIIKSFGVQANNLCSFLPQDKVAEFAKMAPVTVLKETMRAAGDPRLTKWHEKLIDKGKRLKELEIDVDRQTVHRDRIQTQVDTLAPDVEHVQEREKREHEAEVLEHLLGVSEHAQLKEASARAVRLHKKIKLKVERHEAGRRPLHDLEESQDGVYQKLRGKFVQVTEKIRGDISGVRGYVDEIEKIAKKGQAIQNNISELRKKIERKEGEKNALRKKIKLCEEILTEPRENHEEEIRAKKTEKHDLSQQGKDLSRDLESLKKDYEDESAELQRIGREITNLSNRQRELENVETQKEKAAREFSPSIAYLLDWLKEHGGELEKPVHKPPMISVNVPNKQYAWQVEFCTNAAQRSTFICESKADYDRLIALNNKPLPEYLQRNRGRWNNGPNNRNGERMARENLIRMNLAYQEVTDKTVNPPRPQPVSVLNRLGFDGYVIDYVDAPPAVIAYLCNQCRMHATAVTQKDASDVKVDELPGMGIRSWGTRNDWTRVNQSAYGNREYSERVQAKSEAKSFNISVNTAAVKEIVKEIGKLKLTIRDLEEPHAKMKQKIDAIESKRRELGQQYDEISKEIEELQRSSKRYQKAQLDLETATEKLQALESEPSSDEIREKLRKEKYDNAKLRLKPLDICMDICDNMFDQCGDLVKIGFRQIQSEANVKAIKARVNNGNARTKQLRKDMEEAENEMKISKARMNAKWAAIKERIQPASRSVRNEVTRRAQAASIPSPAEIQQELNIIRNQLDMTINIPGNVVQRWEALTKQLEEATVKLDAVETELSEVREVVTATRNKFEPALQTLVDAVSAKFSAAFKRVKCTGEVQVLKVEGDFAQWGIKILVSYRDIDRLKVLTGTHQSGGERSLATITYLMSLSEMSRTPFSLVDEINQGMDQRAERAVHNQLVEVTCDSQAGQYFLITPKLLTGLTYHPKMKVLTINNGVFLPDSADATQRYGSLKGCLKEYQKAHGIIA is encoded by the exons ATGGCTGGTGAACCCTCAACAAGCAGGAGTAAGCGCCAGCGTGTCAGGTCAGATAATGAGGACTACGCCACCTCTTCTCGGAAACGGCGCCAGACCCAGcaagagaatgaggagcctgaaaatgaggaagatgaagctaTGAGGATAATGTTGAACGAAGAGTCCGATGGAATAGATGAGGAGTACGCTGATAGGGGTGATGACTTCCAGCCCAAGTATTggagaggtgatgatgg GTATGTCGCTGGATCGGTCGTTAGAATCAAGTGCATCAATTTCATGACCTATGATCACGTAGAGTTTAGGCCAGGACCTCATCTCAACATGATTCTTGGTCCCAATGGTACTGGCAAGAGTTCCATCGCTGCCGCCATCGCGATCGGGCTTGCCTTCCCTCCCAAA GTTATGGGCCGAGCCAACGAAGTCAAGTCATACGTAAAACAAGGCCACGACGAAGCTCAGCTCGAGATTGAATTAAAGGGCAACGCTGGCGAGGAAAACCCCACCATTTGGCGAAAGTTCAACCGTCACGACGAAAGATCCGAGTGGAAGCTCAATGGTGAAAGTGTGACTCGTGCGAAGATTTCAGAAATCATCAAAAGTTTTGGTGTACAAGCTAATAATCTTTG ttcatttcttccccaaGACAAGGTCGCCGAGTTCGCCAAGATGGCCCCTGTTACTGTTCTCAAAGAAACTATGCGTGCCGCTGGTGACCCGAGACTCACAAAGTGGCATGAAAAGTTAATCGACAAGGGTAAACGATTGAAAGAGCTTGAGATT GATGTAGACCGACAAACGGTTCATAGGGACAGAATACAGACACAAGTCGACACCCTTGCGCCCGACGTCGAACATGTGCAGGAACGTGAAAAACGAGAGCATGAA GCCGAAGTGCTCGAGCACCTTCTTGGTGTATCAGAGCATGCTCAGCTAAAAGAAGCTTCCGCTCGGGCCGTCCGGTTGCATAAGAAGATCAAATTGAAAGTGGAAAGGCACGAGGCCGGTCGAAGACCTTTACATGATTTGGAAGA GTCCCAGGACGGAGTGTACCAAAAACTGAGAGGCAAGTTCGTCCAGGTGACGGAGAAAATCAGGGGTGATATCTCAGGCGTGAGGGGTTATGTAGACGAAATTGAAAAGATT GCGAAGAAAGGCCAAGCGATCCAGAACAACATCTCTGAACTCCGCAAAAAAATCGAACGCaaggagggggagaagaatgctttgagaaaaaagatcAAGCTTTGCGAAGAAATCCTGACGGAGCCTCGGGAAAATcacgaggaagagatcagAGCAAAAAAGACTGAGAAA CATGACCTTTCCcagcaaggaaaggatTTATCAAGAGATCTGGAATCGTTAAAGAAGGACtatgaggatgagagcgCTGAATTACAGAGAATCGGCCGAGAGATTACAAACCTTTCCAACCG CCAAAGAGAACTGGAAAACGTTGAAactcaaaaagaaaaagccGCTCGCGAATTTAGCCCTTCCATCGCTTACCTCCTCGATTGGCTTAAGGAGCATGGCGGTGAGCTCGAAAAGCCGGTGCATAAACCCCCTATGATTTCGGTAAATGTCCCAAACAAGCAGTATGCTTGGCAGGTCGAATTCTGTACTAACGCTGCTCAACGATCG ACATTCATCTGCGAGTCGAAGGCAGACTATGATCGTCTGATTGCATTGAACAACAAACCTTTGCCCGAGTATTTGCAACGTAATAGAGGACGTTGGAATAATGGCCCCAACAATAGGAATGGTGAAAGAATGGCACGGGAGAACCTTATCAGAATGAATTTGGCTTACCAGGAGGTCACGGACAAAACGGTCAACCCCCCTAGACCGCAACCTGTGTCTGTT TTGAATAGATTGGGATTTGATGGTTATGTTATTGATTATGTTGATGCTCCCCCGGCGGTAATTGCCTATCTCTGCAATCAATGCAGGATGCACGCGACT GCCGTCACCCAAAAAGATGCTTCCGACGTGAAGGTCGACGAGCTCCCTGGGATGGGCATCCGTAGCTGGGGCACCCGTAATGACTGGACTAGAGTTAATCAGTCCGCGTACGGAAACAGAGAGTACAGTGAAAGGGTACAAGCCAAGAGTGAAGCCAAGAGCTTTAACATCAGCG TCAACACTGCTGCTGTCAAGGAAATTGTCAAAGAAATTGGAAAGCTTAAGTTAACGATTCGTGATCTCGAAGAACCTCAcgcgaagatgaagcagaagatTGATGCGATAGAGtccaaaagaagagaactGGGTCAGCAATAC GACGAAATTAgtaaggagattgaggaatTGCAGCGGAGTTCAAAGAGGTACCAAAAGGCGCAACTTGATCTCG AAACTGCTACCGAGaagcttcaagctcttgaGTCAGAGCCGTCTTCTGACGAGATAAGAGAGAAGCTtaggaaggagaagtatGACAATGCCAAGCTAAGGCTTAAACCTCTGGATATCTGTATG GACATCTGCGACAACATGTTCGATCAATGTGGAGACCTCGTCAAAATTGGTTTCCGACAAATCCAAAGCGAGGCCAACGTCAAGGCTATTAAAGCTAGGGTTAACAACGGTAATGCCCGTACGAAGCAATTGAGAAaggatatggaagaag CCGAGAATGAAATGAAGATATCCAAAGCAAGAATGAACGCAAAGTGGGCTGCTATCAAGGAACGGATCCAGCCTGCGTCTCGGAGCGTTCGTAACGAGGTTACTAGGCGAGCTCAG GCCGCCAGCATCCCCTCACCTGCCGAAATCCAACAGGAACTCAACATTATTCGTAATCAACTCGACATGACTATTAACATTCCTGGCAACGTCGTGCAGCGATGGGAGGCCTTGACAAAACAG CTTGAAGAGGCCACTGTAAAATTGGACGCGGTTGAGACTGAATTGTCAGAGGTGCGAGAAGTGGTCACTGCGACAAGG AACAAATTCGAACCCGCCCTTCAGACATTAGTTGATGCCGTCAGCGCTAAATTTTCCGCAGCTTTCAAGC GTGTCAAGTGTACGGGCGAAGTTCAGGTTCTCAAGGTTGAAGGCGACTTTGCCCAGTGGGGTATCAAAATTCTCGTCTCATACCGAGATATCGACAGATTGAAGGTGCTGACCGGCACTCACCAGTCCGGCGGT GAACGTTCACTTGCCACGATCACTTATCTCATGAGCTTATCAGAGATGTCTCGAACACCCTTCTCGCTCGTTGATGAGATCAACCAA GGTATGGATCAACGTGCAGAGCGAGCGGTGCACAATCAGCTTGTCGAGGTTACATGCGATTCCCAGGCTGGACA GTACTTCCTTATCACACCCAAGCTTCTTACCGGTCTAACATACCACCCCAAGATGAAGGTCCTTACCATCAACAACGGTGTCTTCT TGCCCGACTCTGCCGACGCGACGCAACGATATGGATCCCTCAAAGGCTGCCTCAAGGAATATCAAAAGGCTCACGGTATCATTGCCTAG